In Arachis hypogaea cultivar Tifrunner chromosome 17, arahy.Tifrunner.gnm2.J5K5, whole genome shotgun sequence, a single window of DNA contains:
- the LOC112765564 gene encoding uncharacterized protein: MDETAATTKPDWPTKAADAAGGEAAEVSGDEEEDEGECDGEAWDTLSRSFLQAQTVLDENRTLIQKVNSNHESKIPHNMAKNVGLIRQISGNISKVLSIYSDMSTSFSGIVRQRRAASAVSAVTVSGKNRGSDEDEDEETSEIDSEKLVQEKSEIVELMMAVRVHPYYLP, from the exons ATGGACGAAACCGCTGCGACGACGAAGCCTGACTGGCCTACCAAGGCGGCTGATGCTGCCGGCGGAGAGGCGGCCGAAGTTTCCGGTGATGAAGAGGAAGACGAAGGAGAGTGTGACGGCGAGGCATGGGACACGCTGAGCCGGAGCTTCCTGCAGGCGCAAACTGTGCTGGACGAGAACCGCACGCTGATTCAGAAGGTTAACAGCAACCACGAGTCGAAGATCCCTCATAACATGGCGAAGAACGTTGGTCTTATCCGTCAGATCAGCGGAAACATCTCGAAGGTTCTATCCATCTACTCCGATATGTCTACAAGCTTCTCTGGAATTGTTCGCCAGCGCCGCGCTGCGTCCGCCGTCTCTGCCGTTACCGTGAGCGGCAAGAACCGCGGCAGCGACGAGGACGAAGATGAAGAAACCAGTGAGATTGACTCGGAAAAGCTCGTGCAGGAGAAATCGGA GATTGTTGAATTGATGATGGCTGTGAGAGTTCATCCATACTACCTTCCTTGA